The genomic segment TTCCCGGTGCTGGGCTCGATCCTGGCTCAGGACCGCTACCTGCCACGCCAGCTGCACACCCGCGGTGACCGGCTGGCGTTCTCCAACGGCATCCTCTTCCTGGCGATGGCCGCCATCGCCTTCATCGTCGCCTTCCGGGCGGAGGTCACCGCGCTGATCCAGCTCTACATCGTCGGCGTGTTCGTGTCGTTCACCCTCAGCCAGATCGGCATGGTCCGGCACTGGACGCGACACCTGCGCACCGAGACCGATCCGCGCACCCGCCGCCACATGATGCGGTCGCGGGTGATCAACACGATCGGCTTCATTGCGACCGGTGCCGTGCTGATCGTCGTTCTGGTCACCAAGTTCGTCGCCGGTGCGTGGATCGCAATCCTGGCCATGTCCAGCCTTTTCATCTTGATGAAGGCGATTCACAAGCACTACGACACCGTGGCTCGTGAGCTCGCCGAGCAGGAGGCCGAGCAGGGCGATGTGGTCCTGCCCAGCCGCAACCATGCCGTCGTGCTCGTCTCCAAACTGCACATGCCGACGTTGCGCGCACTGTCCTATGCCAGAGCCACCCGGCCCGATGTGCTGGAGGCCATCACCGTCAATGTCGACGACTCCGAGACTCGGCAGCTGGTGCACAAGTGGGAAGACAGCGATATCACCGTCCCGCTGAAAGTTGTTGCCTCCCCGTACCGTGAGGTCACGCGTCCGGTGCTGGACTACGTCAAGCGGATCAGCAAGGAAGCCCCGCGCACGGTGGTGACCGTGTTCATCCCCGAATACGTGGTCGGCCATTGGTGGGAACAGGTGCTGCACAACCAGAGCGCGTTGCGACTCAAGGGCCGGCTGTTGTTCATGCCGAATGTGATGGTGACTTCGGTTCCGTGGCAACTGAATTCGTCGGAGCGAGTGCACGAGCTGCAGGCGCAGAACGCTCCGGGTGACGTGCGACGGGGCTTCTTGGAGTGACGCAATAGTGGGCCAGGGAGACACGGTCGAGCTGGAACTGCACACCGGCGCGGCCGCCAACGGGGGTAGCTGCGTGGCACGCCACGACGGCCGGGTGGTCTTCGTCCGCTATGCCCTGCCCGGCGAGGTGGTGCGGGCACGGGTGACCGGTGACCGCGGATCCTATTGGCACGCAGAGGTAATCGAGATCCTCGAACCCTCCGAAGACCGGGTGGAGTCGCTGTGCCCGATCGCCGGTGTCGACGGGGCCGGCTGCTGCGATCTGGCGTTCGCCGCCCCCGAGGCGGCCCGGGTGCTCAAGGGTCAGGTCGTGTCCAATCAGCTGGCCCGGCTCGGAGATTTCGCCTGGGACGGAGTGGCCGAACCGCTCGGTGACGGCGCGGCCGACGGCTGGCGCACCCGGGTGCGGCTCGACACCACCAGCGAGGGTCGCGTGGGGTTCCACCGCTATCACAGTTCGGAACTCGTCACCGATCTTGATTGCGCCCAACTGCCTGCCGGCATGCTCGACGGCCTCGCGGACATGACGTGGTCGGCCGGTGCGCACGTGCACGTGGCCATCGACGACAACGGCGACCGGCACGTCGTGCAGTCCGGCCCGCGGTCGGGGCGCAAGAGCAAGCCCTCGACCCGGGTCGTGGAGGGCAATTACGAAGCGGTGCAACGCGTCGGCGCCCGCGAGTGGCGGATACCGGTGACGGCCTTCTGGCAGGCGCACCGCGACGCGGCGCGTATCTACAGCGGGCTGGTCGGGCAGTGGGCGCGCCTGGAGCGCGGGATGACCGCGTGGGATCTGTACGGCGGTGCGGGCGTTTTCGCCGCGGTGCTCGCCGACGGTGTCGGGGACACCGGCGAGGTGATCACCGTCGACACCTCCCGCGGCTCGTCACGGTCGGCGCACGCGGCACTGGCCGACCTCGCCACCGTCTCGGTGGTCACCGACTCGGTGCGCCGGGCGCTGAGTACACAGCGACGCCGTGCCGATGTCGCCGTCCTGGACCCGCCGAGATCGGGCGCCGGCCGCGAGATCATCGACCACTTGGCGGACGCAGAGGTGCCCCGGGTGATCCACATCGGTTGTGAGGCAGCATCATTCGCACGCGACGTCGGGCTCTACCGTCAGCAGGGCTACACCGTGGAGGAGCTGCGGGTGTTCGACTCGTTCCCGCTCACCCATCACGTCGAGTGCGTGGCGGTACTGACGCGCTAGCGCGGGTATGCCTGCGCGATGCAGACGTTCCTGCCGTACGCCGAATTCGCATCGTCGGCGCGGGTGCTCGACGCGAAGCGGCTCGGCAAGCAGCGCGTCGAAGCCATCCAGGTGCTTCGCGCGCTGACCGTCCCCGGCTACGGCTGGCGGCATCACCCTGCCGCCGCGATGTGGGCGGGATACGAAGAGGCACTGGTCACCTACGGTCTCGACGTCTGCGCGGTGTGGTGTGCGACGGGCCGCGGTGACACCTGCGCTGCCACGCTCGTGGTGGACCTGACGCAGAACACCGGTCTCAGTTCGCCGCGCCCGCAGGCTGAACTCGCGGCGGCAGGGGAGCTGCCACCGTGGCTGGGCGACCACACCTTCCACCGCAGCCATCAGTCGGCGCTGCTGCGTAAGGATCCACTGCACTACGGCCCACACTTCCCCGGAGTACCGGACGATCTGCCGTACAGCTGGCCGGCGTCCGACCGGCAGCGCCGGGTGCCGCTGGACACGGTGAGATCCATCACCGGCCGCTAGAGTGGCTCCCCGGTGTGCCGGGAAGTCTGGTCGGCGGTTTTTTCTGTGCTCGTCGACAGTGGAGGGAAATCGTGGCCGACCGCAAGCCGTTGCTGCCCCGGGCGTTGTTCTCGCGCGGCTCGTGGTCGGAAACCTCCCGCATCAGCACGATCCTGCGCAGAGAGACCGTCGGCGGGGCGCTGCTGCTGGCGGCCGCCGCGATCGCCCTGATCTGGGCCAATTCCCCGTGGTCTGCCGCCTACCACCGGCTTGGCGGCCTCCACGTCGGCACCGACCGGCTCGGGCTGCACCTCGACCTGACCCTGGGCGGCTGGGCGGCCGACGGGCTGCTCGCGATCTTCTTCTTCGTCGTCGGCCTCGAGCTCAAGCGGGAGTTCGTCGCCGGCGATCTACGCGATCCCGGCCGCGCCGCGCTGCCGATCGCCGCCGCGGTGGGCGGCATGGTGCTGCCTGCGGTGATCTTCGTCGCATTCACGTTCCACGTCGGCGACGGCGCCACGCGGGGCTGGGCGATCCCGACGGCCACCGACATCGCGTTCGCGGTGGCGGTACTCGCGGTGCTCTCCACCCATCTACCGGGTGCGCTGCGGACATTCCTGCTCACGCTGGCCGTCGTCGACGATCTGCTGGCGATCACCGTGATCGCGGTGTTCTACACCGAGAAGATCAATCTCACCGCGCTGCTGGTCGCGTTGATCCCGCTGGCGCTGTTCGCGGTCCTGGTACAGCGGCGGATCCGGTCCTGGTGGCTGTTGCTTCCGCTGGCGGCACTCACCTGGGCGTTCGTGCACGAATCGGGTGTGCACGC from the Mycolicibacterium crocinum genome contains:
- a CDS encoding class I SAM-dependent RNA methyltransferase; translated protein: MGQGDTVELELHTGAAANGGSCVARHDGRVVFVRYALPGEVVRARVTGDRGSYWHAEVIEILEPSEDRVESLCPIAGVDGAGCCDLAFAAPEAARVLKGQVVSNQLARLGDFAWDGVAEPLGDGAADGWRTRVRLDTTSEGRVGFHRYHSSELVTDLDCAQLPAGMLDGLADMTWSAGAHVHVAIDDNGDRHVVQSGPRSGRKSKPSTRVVEGNYEAVQRVGAREWRIPVTAFWQAHRDAARIYSGLVGQWARLERGMTAWDLYGGAGVFAAVLADGVGDTGEVITVDTSRGSSRSAHAALADLATVSVVTDSVRRALSTQRRRADVAVLDPPRSGAGREIIDHLADAEVPRVIHIGCEAASFARDVGLYRQQGYTVEELRVFDSFPLTHHVECVAVLTR
- a CDS encoding MSMEG_6728 family protein translates to MQTFLPYAEFASSARVLDAKRLGKQRVEAIQVLRALTVPGYGWRHHPAAAMWAGYEEALVTYGLDVCAVWCATGRGDTCAATLVVDLTQNTGLSSPRPQAELAAAGELPPWLGDHTFHRSHQSALLRKDPLHYGPHFPGVPDDLPYSWPASDRQRRVPLDTVRSITGR
- the nhaA gene encoding Na+/H+ antiporter NhaA, which produces MADRKPLLPRALFSRGSWSETSRISTILRRETVGGALLLAAAAIALIWANSPWSAAYHRLGGLHVGTDRLGLHLDLTLGGWAADGLLAIFFFVVGLELKREFVAGDLRDPGRAALPIAAAVGGMVLPAVIFVAFTFHVGDGATRGWAIPTATDIAFAVAVLAVLSTHLPGALRTFLLTLAVVDDLLAITVIAVFYTEKINLTALLVALIPLALFAVLVQRRIRSWWLLLPLAALTWAFVHESGVHATVAGVLLGFTVPVVRSVAAGGPDAGPGLAEHFEHRIRPVSAGFAVPVFAFFAAGVTFGGYDGLITALSDPIAMGIVAALVIGKTVGVFGTTWLLSAVTRASLDSALRWIDVFGISMLAGIGFTVSLLIGELAYDPGSERHDVVKVAVLAGSLLAAILAAVVLRLRNRHYRLVWELENRDDNHDGVPDVYASGQD